The Erythrobacter aurantius genome includes a window with the following:
- a CDS encoding TetR/AcrR family transcriptional regulator, whose translation MDVNSATSRTDRVTRAAVEVLGLKGAAGLTHRAVDRHAGLPEGSTSNLFRTRDALVGAVCRFLTEHDLAILTKAESRFDAVPITHADAAAELARIVSRWSEQEAVLTAARLEIFLIARRDPRLAAQLDQVRKNFRDRAGVWLERLKPGAGRHAAFLMAVIEGLTANQLLHASNRMGGEEITSSLESTLRSVMTNA comes from the coding sequence ATGGACGTGAATTCAGCCACCTCCCGCACTGATCGTGTAACCCGCGCCGCCGTCGAAGTGCTTGGCCTCAAGGGGGCGGCCGGCCTCACCCATCGTGCGGTAGATCGCCATGCGGGGCTGCCCGAAGGCTCCACCAGCAACCTGTTCCGTACCCGCGATGCATTGGTGGGGGCAGTATGCCGGTTTCTTACCGAGCACGATCTGGCCATCCTCACAAAGGCGGAATCCCGTTTTGACGCCGTGCCGATCACCCATGCGGACGCTGCGGCAGAACTGGCCCGGATTGTCTCCCGCTGGAGCGAGCAGGAAGCCGTGCTGACCGCCGCGCGGCTGGAAATCTTCCTGATCGCACGGCGCGACCCGCGGCTCGCGGCTCAACTCGATCAGGTGCGAAAGAACTTTAGGGACCGCGCAGGGGTGTGGCTGGAACGGCTGAAACCCGGTGCAGGCCGCCATGCAGCCTTTCTCATGGCGGTAATCGAAGGGCTGACCGCGAATCAATTGCTCCACGCCAGTAACAGGATGGGCGGGGAAGAAATCACGTCCTCATTGGAGAGCACTTTGCGCTCGGTCATGACCAATGCATGA